A portion of the Lysinibacillus timonensis genome contains these proteins:
- a CDS encoding anti-sigma factor has translation MDSNIEVDKRNIKKSRNTLPFKVLLVFLIIAFLYAVYINVVNIIADEFNEANEHAFFSSLALEWTVPNVRSDFEIQDEQQTFFGTKNFSYNLTKIVGQEDFVIGKAEVTKSLSDSNSSIHYSHPGLDRLGQFSFSLPEDPRTGEKLEANTSRNVWESLEILPEGTVAELAFSTTDFMTSKQLVESLHDYDLHILWMPLYTGEFKDYDPGAYTGSSKMIIVSQVLGLTGGKDHDEDYHETMRIRWLDEESVNESEQLMLKNMEKMLTKSESYFEQFLGLGHLEEKYQYLVDEGFIVYGAVVTGPVKELLKLQDLSFVQGEQLGEVELWNW, from the coding sequence ATGGATTCGAATATAGAAGTTGATAAACGAAACATAAAAAAATCAAGAAATACATTACCGTTCAAGGTTTTATTGGTATTTTTAATTATTGCGTTTCTATATGCTGTGTATATAAACGTTGTGAATATTATAGCAGATGAGTTCAATGAAGCAAATGAACATGCGTTTTTCTCAAGTCTTGCTTTAGAATGGACAGTTCCGAATGTACGTAGTGATTTTGAAATTCAAGATGAACAACAAACGTTTTTCGGAACGAAGAACTTTTCCTACAACTTAACGAAAATAGTTGGGCAAGAAGATTTTGTTATCGGAAAAGCAGAAGTAACGAAGAGTTTATCTGACTCAAATTCGAGTATTCATTATTCGCATCCCGGCTTGGATAGATTGGGACAGTTCTCCTTTTCACTTCCTGAAGATCCAAGGACAGGGGAAAAACTTGAGGCTAATACATCACGGAATGTATGGGAGTCATTGGAGATACTTCCTGAGGGAACGGTTGCAGAACTTGCTTTTTCCACTACAGATTTTATGACATCCAAGCAATTAGTGGAATCTTTGCACGATTATGATCTTCATATACTATGGATGCCATTGTATACGGGTGAATTTAAGGATTATGATCCAGGCGCTTATACTGGTAGCAGTAAAATGATCATCGTTTCACAGGTATTGGGTTTAACTGGTGGAAAAGATCATGATGAAGATTACCATGAAACTATGCGAATCCGATGGTTAGATGAAGAGTCAGTGAACGAAAGCGAACAGCTAATGTTAAAGAACATGGAGAAAATGTTAACTAAATCCGAAAGTTATTTCGAGCAATTCTTAGGACTTGGTCATTTAGAAGAGAAATATCAATACTTAGTAGACGAAGGGTTTATTGTGTATGGAGCAGTTGTAACAGGTCCCGTAAAAGAGTTGTTAAAATTGCAAGACCTTTCATTTGTTCAAGGGGAGCAATTAGGTGAAGTGGAGTTATGGAATTGGTAG
- a CDS encoding BRCT domain-containing protein encodes MNENKDNIEEVILLSDPSQQLVHPFYNKQIVFTGALSTMTRSEAAKKVRAFGGILQGAVTKETDFLILGDKRRGISSKQLKAEQLMRLGIDIQILPEGDFIWILSMPKNQLPPTLG; translated from the coding sequence ATGAACGAAAATAAAGATAATATAGAAGAAGTAATTCTACTTTCTGACCCATCCCAACAATTAGTCCACCCTTTTTATAATAAACAAATCGTCTTTACAGGGGCTCTATCCACAATGACTCGTTCAGAAGCTGCAAAAAAAGTAAGAGCTTTTGGAGGAATTTTGCAAGGAGCGGTTACAAAGGAAACAGATTTTTTAATACTCGGCGATAAGCGTCGTGGAATTAGCTCAAAACAACTTAAGGCAGAACAGTTAATGAGACTTGGCATAGACATACAAATTTTACCAGAGGGTGATTTTATTTGGATTTTATCTATGCCTAAAAATCAGCTACCGCCAACTTTAGGGTAA
- a CDS encoding DUF5412 family protein has product MVNILIYFGLLIALITTILFLILCINIIISFFNKRPFPKKLLVSTLSGIVLVSSICVYEMYFFTFSKIDRGSIQKGPGPVISPTEEYIANAYYEPYGGAVGGVNVWVEITNNNAKNNGQVIYYADAKSNFSMQWLDEETLYILNKEPGYPNSNRSIELKIGKEIYHETGLACKSLLMKDKYETCYQN; this is encoded by the coding sequence GTGGTCAATATTTTAATTTACTTTGGTTTATTAATTGCTCTTATTACCACTATACTATTTTTGATTTTATGTATTAATATAATAATTTCGTTCTTTAATAAGCGACCTTTTCCTAAAAAATTGCTAGTTTCAACATTGTCCGGGATTGTACTTGTATCTTCAATTTGTGTATATGAAATGTACTTCTTTACATTTAGCAAAATTGATAGAGGATCCATTCAAAAGGGACCCGGACCTGTAATATCACCAACTGAAGAATATATAGCTAATGCCTATTATGAACCATATGGTGGTGCAGTAGGCGGTGTTAATGTATGGGTTGAAATTACAAATAATAATGCAAAAAATAATGGTCAAGTAATTTATTATGCTGATGCAAAAAGCAATTTTTCTATGCAATGGCTGGATGAGGAAACGCTGTATATTCTAAATAAAGAACCTGGTTATCCTAATTCCAATAGGAGTATTGAATTAAAAATTGGTAAAGAGATTTATCACGAAACAGGTTTAGCTTGTAAGAGTTTATTAATGAAGGATAAATATGAGACTTGCTACCAAAATTAG
- a CDS encoding S-layer homology domain-containing protein, whose amino-acid sequence MKKLSLILFFLLWTTSITEAEAEELSSYPIWEENDQIEGKTDETVHGTIDGTIDYYTISLEKDQRVTFTFQHVGDAKLQIWTSDNSAITISIKDLEGNHSSHHVDLRAGTYKVGIREEFFINIPVEYAVSYKLSEVGSFDLEKNDTAEEANVIPFDTRIIGELDSGINNKADYYQINIPKRSIVTMHSDILFNSQVNANLVGFTLYDKDLQKIGYIQSNYRFDSTMKQFVDTGTYFVKVHFSNANEPSVDYAFTVSAETVDPTILTETGKNVNKENAMKLPFNTLLHGFFYSGSPYNNSNDYYKIDVQKDGVIQIQLDRKLIGGHLYLDGDHSFQAQKGNYQENTPTILETAIKAGTYDLKVTTSISYDGMSPYTLLVRMQSFTDVPFSHPYYEQIETIKKRKIVNGYTDGTFKPHDFIKREHAFLMLAAVDEINLSKVRTTREFDDVSTTNPYYEQIKLMYEAGIVDGDRGDMKPKFTLTRAQLATILVKAFDLKMKGEVKEFSDVSPSDWSYPYVQILASNGITIGSNGKFLPNAPVTRQHFVLFIARSLESIK is encoded by the coding sequence ATGAAGAAATTATCACTTATTCTATTTTTCTTGTTATGGACAACTAGTATTACAGAGGCGGAGGCAGAAGAACTTTCAAGCTATCCAATTTGGGAAGAAAATGATCAAATTGAAGGGAAAACTGACGAGACTGTACATGGAACGATTGATGGTACAATCGATTATTACACCATTTCACTTGAGAAGGATCAACGTGTAACATTTACCTTTCAACATGTAGGGGACGCAAAGCTACAAATTTGGACATCTGACAACAGCGCGATTACGATCTCTATAAAAGATTTAGAAGGGAATCATTCTTCACATCATGTTGATTTGCGAGCAGGTACCTATAAAGTGGGTATTCGTGAAGAGTTCTTTATAAATATACCGGTTGAATATGCCGTTTCCTATAAATTATCTGAAGTAGGAAGTTTTGATTTAGAAAAAAACGATACAGCCGAAGAGGCAAATGTAATCCCATTCGATACACGAATTATCGGTGAATTAGACTCGGGCATTAATAATAAGGCTGATTATTACCAAATCAATATACCAAAACGTAGTATTGTTACGATGCATTCAGATATATTATTCAATTCTCAGGTAAATGCAAATTTGGTTGGCTTCACCTTATACGATAAAGACTTACAGAAAATTGGATACATTCAATCTAACTACCGTTTTGATAGTACGATGAAACAGTTCGTGGATACTGGAACTTACTTTGTTAAAGTACATTTTTCGAACGCAAATGAACCGTCCGTAGATTATGCCTTTACCGTCTCAGCTGAAACAGTAGATCCAACGATTCTAACAGAGACTGGAAAAAACGTGAATAAAGAGAATGCAATGAAATTACCGTTCAATACATTGCTACATGGTTTTTTCTATAGTGGTTCGCCCTATAACAATTCAAATGATTATTATAAAATTGATGTGCAGAAAGATGGAGTCATACAAATACAATTAGATCGCAAACTAATTGGTGGACACCTTTACTTAGACGGAGATCATTCATTCCAAGCACAAAAGGGAAATTATCAAGAAAATACACCGACAATCTTAGAGACAGCCATTAAAGCCGGCACTTACGATCTAAAAGTTACTACAAGTATTTCTTATGATGGTATGTCACCATATACGCTACTCGTTCGCATGCAATCATTTACGGATGTACCATTTAGCCATCCATATTATGAACAAATTGAGACAATCAAAAAACGAAAAATTGTTAACGGTTATACCGATGGCACATTTAAGCCCCATGATTTTATTAAACGTGAACATGCTTTTTTAATGCTTGCCGCTGTTGATGAAATTAATTTATCGAAAGTCCGTACAACTAGAGAATTTGACGACGTTTCTACAACGAATCCTTATTATGAACAAATTAAACTAATGTACGAAGCTGGTATAGTTGATGGAGATCGTGGTGATATGAAACCGAAATTTACATTGACTCGAGCACAATTAGCGACGATTTTAGTTAAGGCATTTGACTTAAAAATGAAGGGCGAAGTAAAAGAATTTAGTGATGTTTCTCCATCTGACTGGTCATATCCGTATGTTCAAATACTGGCAAGCAATGGCATTACAATAGGGTCAAACGGCAAGTTTCTTCCAAACGCGCCTGTTACGCGCCAGCATTTCGTTTTGTTTATAGCACGTTCCTTAGAATCAATTAAATAA
- a CDS encoding DUF3997 domain-containing protein, with protein MKQLLLMLSCLILTGCAGLADYTIPLDDGFRIDRLSAHQIAIYGEEPVRTENENFINYLYVPTKVTAVWWDHQFIVAKQLHLKTNERGIEKSPKNPTNDDYSYWIIEKETQEINGPMSQTELENETNRLFGKTIIFTPIGELNREY; from the coding sequence TTGAAACAATTATTATTGATGTTAAGCTGTTTGATCTTAACAGGATGCGCTGGCTTAGCAGACTATACAATCCCTTTAGATGATGGGTTTCGAATTGATAGACTATCTGCCCATCAAATTGCAATTTATGGAGAGGAACCAGTAAGAACAGAAAATGAAAATTTTATTAATTACTTATATGTGCCAACCAAAGTGACAGCTGTGTGGTGGGATCATCAATTTATCGTTGCAAAACAATTGCACTTAAAGACTAATGAGAGAGGTATAGAAAAGTCGCCAAAAAATCCTACTAATGATGATTATTCTTATTGGATAATTGAAAAAGAGACACAAGAAATAAATGGCCCCATGTCACAAACAGAATTAGAAAACGAAACAAATCGTTTATTTGGAAAAACTATTATTTTCACACCTATCGGGGAATTAAATAGAGAGTATTAG